In Bradyrhizobium sp. 195, the sequence CCCTCGCGCGGTGAGTACAACGCCACCGTCTCCACCGCCAACGGCACCATCAAGGCCGCTCGCACCCGCATCGCGATGCTCGATGTCGGCGGCCTCATTGTGCGCGACGTCGATGCCATGGTGCTGCCCGATGCGGCGCTGTCGGAGAACCTGCTCGGCCTCTCCTTCCTGTCCCGCCTCAAGCGCTTCGAATACGCCAACGGCCAGATGGTGCTGGAGCAGTAGGCGGAGCCTTTCCGCGATCAGGCGCCCTCCATTTCAAAAGAGATTTCTTTGCGTCGACCGCCCTCGCGGTAACGTTTCTTCGTTACCAAACTGCCGCAATTAACGGCCATAAGCCTTCATTCCCGCCTTTCGTTGCGGCCCGGCATTCGCTAAGGCTGCAGCAAATCCTGCCCCCCCTTTTCACGAGACCGTCGCAATGTTCCCGAAGCCGAAATCCGTATTGCTGCCCAACACCTACGCCTTCGAATCCGAGCCGATGGTGAAACCCACGGGCTTTCGCGAGTACGACGCGCGCTGGTTGTTCCAGAAGGAAATCAACCTGATGGGTGTGCAGGCGCTAGGCATGGGGCTGGGCGCACTGATCGCCGAGCTCGGCGTCAAGCAGGAGATCGTCACCGGCCACGATTTCCGCGGCTATTCGGCCTCGATCAAATATGCGCTGATCTCCGGCCTGATGGCTGCGGGCTGCAAGGTGCACGACATCGGGCTCGCGGTGACGCCGATGGCCTATTTCGCGCAGTTCGATCTCGACGTGCCCTGCGTCGCCATGGTCACGGCCTCGCACAACGACAATGGCTGGACCGGCGTGAAGATGGGTGCCAACCGTCCGCTGACCTTCGGCCCCGACGAGATGACGCGGTTGAAGGAGATCGTGCTGGGCGCCGATTTCAAGAACAAGGCCGGCGGCTCCTACCAATTCCACGAGAACTATCCGGCGCGCTATATCGCCGACCTCACCTCTCGTCCGAAGCTGACGCGCAAGCTCAAGGTCGTCGCCGCCTGCGGCAACGGCACTGCCGGCGCGTTCGCGCCGCAGGTGCTGGAAGCGATCGGCTGCGAGGTGATCCCGATCGACACCGAGCTCGATCATACCTTCCCGAAATACAATCCGAACCCGGAAGACATGGAGATGCTGCACGCGATCCGCGATGCGGTGCTGCATCACAAGGCCGATGTGGGCCTCGGCTTCGACGGAGACGGCGACCGCTGCGGCGTCGTCGACAATACCGGCGAGGAGATCTTTGCCGACAAGGTCGGCGTGATGCTGGCGCGCGACATGTCGGCGATCCACAAGGACGCGCATTTCATCGTCGACGTGAAGTCGACCGGCCTGTTCGTGACCGATCCCGTGCTGCAGAAGCAGGGCGCCAAGACCGACTATTGGAAGACCGGCCATTCCTACATGAAGCGCCGCACCAACGAGACCGGCGCGCTCGCCGGCTTCGAGAAGTCCGGCCACTTCTTCTTCAACAAGCCCTATGGCCGCGGCTATGACGACGGCCTCGTCTCGGCGATCGCGATCTGCGACATGCTCGACCGCGCGCCGGGCAAGTCCATGGCGGATCTGAAGAACGCGTTGCCGAAGACCTGGTCGTCGCCGACCATGTCGCCGCATTGCGCCGACGAGACCAAATACGGTGTCATCGACGCCGTGGTGA encodes:
- a CDS encoding phosphomannomutase/phosphoglucomutase is translated as MFPKPKSVLLPNTYAFESEPMVKPTGFREYDARWLFQKEINLMGVQALGMGLGALIAELGVKQEIVTGHDFRGYSASIKYALISGLMAAGCKVHDIGLAVTPMAYFAQFDLDVPCVAMVTASHNDNGWTGVKMGANRPLTFGPDEMTRLKEIVLGADFKNKAGGSYQFHENYPARYIADLTSRPKLTRKLKVVAACGNGTAGAFAPQVLEAIGCEVIPIDTELDHTFPKYNPNPEDMEMLHAIRDAVLHHKADVGLGFDGDGDRCGVVDNTGEEIFADKVGVMLARDMSAIHKDAHFIVDVKSTGLFVTDPVLQKQGAKTDYWKTGHSYMKRRTNETGALAGFEKSGHFFFNKPYGRGYDDGLVSAIAICDMLDRAPGKSMADLKNALPKTWSSPTMSPHCADETKYGVIDAVVKHFEGLQAKGTKIGGQSIRDLVTVNGVRVTVEDGSWGLVRASSNKPELVVVVESPVSEQRMHDMFEMVNSVLRTHPEVGEYNQTI